GACCCATGGAGACATTTGTGTtgaaaggggtggggggggtgtatgtGTTCTCACCACTCACCCACCATCCCACCATCTCATttctcttttacaaaaaaacacaaagacaattcCCAGGTCTTCATTGTAGCTGCTCCTCAATTTTACCACCACAAAGTGCCACAAAAATACACCTTTGTCACTTTTTGGAGGGAAACACGTCAATAAACACACGTTGTACGCATACATAAGTAaccaaataccttaaataatcAACCTAGCTGCATTGTCTATTCATTAATTTGGAAAGTTACGCTCTAATACACGCTGTTGCCTTTTACTCTCAATTTGTTTGATTTGCGCCAAAACACACTTCCGGGTTGACTGACCATGTGACCCCAGGGCTGCACTGACGTCACGGCTGTGTTACCTGTGGATAcaacatcaataaaaatgtgCAGTGAAGAtgacattaaacacatttaagatGTATCTGAGGCAGAAGAACCGTCTTTAAAGCCACAGTGGTAACTTTATCTTTATGTTATTTaccaatttgtacctttatacTGTTTTAGTTTTACTGGCATTTGTTGTGGAACGCAAAGGAATCATATTTGTTTGGAAAGTTATTGATGTACCATTATGCAAAACTAGCTAACAGTTCATCTGTGAGGTGGGCTACATTTGGGGGGATCCAGGCGACTTCAGAGGGAAGGGCACACTGAAGGTCATTACTatggatgtctgatattgtttttttttgctgaaaatcaatatgccgataccgatatcagcccataccgatatgtgtaacatgacatattgcATGCGGTGGAATGCACACATatatgttgtatacagcatacAGTATTGGAAATCCAATACCAATATcgactgatatcacattttataCTGATTATTAtcagtactgataattatcattGCAACAACATGACTGTAAATAGTTGATCGGCTCTTTTTGAGTAAGCTTTATGTACCAATGACTTATATGTGAATATCAACAGCTAATTGTGGAAAGATGTTGCATACCATCATTATCATTCTGATTATGGATAAACTAACTAAAATGCCCATCGCTAATAATAGTTATGCTGTAATAAGTCATTTGTTTGATGGCTTTGCTTTGTGTCCTGAACTCCTCTATAGAAAGGCATGTTTTATACACTTCCCTTTCTTAAACCATATTAGTTCATGATGAACTGGAAAAGGTGCCCATTTCCAAATTTAGAATATGTGGCCTTGACTTCGGCTGCATTGTCTTTTGCATTATCAGATTCAATTCTTGTATAAGGATAATGTTTGTTATAAAATGCCAACTGGACATAATGCATGAACTGTGTCTCCTAATGGAAGCTACGAAGCTACTTTGACTGACATATTCCCGGGACTCAGGTGACTTGAAGTGTGAGCATGGTACAACTCTGACCTCTAGTGGTTACACCTTGCTATTACATGAGATTTGCTGTGTCGTAAAATGATTTCTTCTGATTGGTTCAACTGCTTATTTAGAAGATGTAAATACTGTTatcattaaaatatgtattcttTGGTGGTGTTAAGTATGTTGTATGTTTCGGTGACTCACTAGAAGATTACTTAACAGTCCAATTGGCAGAACTTCGGAACCTCTGACAGTAATGGCTGTGATACATTACAAGAAGATAGTGTGCACTTTAGTTTATGGATGAGAAAGAGCGAGATCAGTGGTTGTGGAATGGGATTAGACCGGTACACAGGATTAGGGAGCGCTCCAGTCCAGGCTGCGCGCGCACCACACCCTCCTTGCGTGCGGACCGACGGCCACCTGAGACGGTTCGATCACGTTCTGCACATCCTCAATCCCGCGTCTGGATCCGCACGGCTGTTTTTATTGGTGTGGACATGGCCGACGTCCCGCAGCTCGTCAAAATCGGGATTTCGCTGAAAATGCTTCCTAGCAACACCGCCGTATACTTCAAATCTGACGGCGCCAGGTTCGGGCAAAGCCGGACCATCAAGCTGCTGACCGGGTCCAAGTACAAGATCGAGGTGGTGGTTAAACCCGGAGCGGTGGAGGCCACGTAGGTAGACCtctagtttatttatttgttgtgatttatttttggGAGACGTGTCGATTAGTGTTCAATAGCCAATCAGGAGCACTCCAAATTATCATAATCGATCAATATTCTTTTGTAATTTAGCATTTCGGTTTGAGAATTAGAGCTAAAGACCTTGGCAGGCTCTGATTGGTGACCTTAAACCAGGTGACTATTgcaaagatgcattcaaggcgAAGCTGTTAAATAGGACTTCCAAAATGTGCTGGCAATTAATTCACTAGCTATACTATATCGTTATATAAATCGTGATTTATCTCAATGTAGTGTGTCAAACAAACAGTAAAGGCGTTTTATTTTGCTACGGCAGGTCAAAGGTGACGCACCTCAGCGCCTGTTGCTAAATTAATCCCGGAAGAAGGATTTTAGAGGAGCACTAGAAGGCAACATAAAACCCAATTGGCTGCACGACAGCCCAGAGATTAGGAactccaagttttttttttgttttttttacaattatctgctcaaatgtaaatatttttaatttatttttttaaataagatttTTCTGATTTCTACATATATCACACAGCCTGTGAAATATGCCAATGATCTGATGGAGCAATTCATGAAAATAggtcacacatggcatggtgcaTATGGGAGAATTTGGGGCATGAGCACAGCTGTGCTGGCATGGCAAGAAGCACGTGATGACATAAAAAGAAATAGTGGTTTTGCGGTATATATGTAACGGCTAAGAATCACCATTTtgatttgttattgttatgataaTGACAAATGCATGGTTGCAGATGACCACAATATATGCCATCAGGCATCCTCCAATCATTTTGGAttctgtattcattcattttctaccgctcatcctgacgagggtcttcgggcgagaggtggggtacaccctggactggtcgccagccaatcacagggcacatatagacaaacaaccattcacactcacattcatacctatggacaatttggagtcgccaattaacctagcatgtttttggaatgtgggaggaaaccggagtacccggagaaaacccacgcatgcacggggagaacatgcaaactccacacaaagatggccaagcggggaatcgaactcaggtcttcatgatctcctgactgtgtggccaacatgctaaccacaaaaaacacaaaaaaatgttttaaatatgatgaacaaaacaaaaaagttgtaactttCGGAGAATTCTGGTTGGccaagggtgaaattgaactcgcatctcctagctgtgagacctgcatgctaaccactcatacgcCATGTAGCctgaatactgtatatgtaatataaatatgtagtattgtacttTGGACAAAAACCAACTACTGTTTGGTTAAATCATTACATGACATAAGTACAGAACCTTGTGTGTCCCTAATAAGCATTGGTGGTCCTCCTTGCAGGTCAATGACCATAGGGGGTGTCACTTTCATCCTGGAGCAGCAGTCCAAAGATCCCCAGTCGGTCGTCTATACAGGCCTCTACAACACTGAGGGGGTGACACACACCAAGAGTGGGGAGAGGCAACCTGTTCAGATCGACATACAGGTACACTTAAGACGATGCATGTACCAGTATCATGATATCAGGCTCACTTTGTTTAGCTGATACCCATGCCTGTCTTATTTAAGTTATTGTTCCTGCTTCCAGCCGAACCGAGGGTctatgaaaatagaaaaaaaaacaaacaagaaggcAAGGGAATGTAACACATAATGTATTAAAGGTACTATCTTGAACATCAATGATAGCTGgtgttagtagctaaactttgccaagtcgctatcattagctgacaacaccCTGAAGAACACACTGCAAAAAATGCtggccaaagatcctctgtatgacaggagcgctctgctgtgtTTAAGTCAAAAATCctgtgtatatttatttatagcgCTTGTATGGCGGTGATTTGAGTTCAGTTCGCCATCACTAGATGCATCACACGTACATCATGCGTGTGTACTTAAAGCATGTTTATTCATATACcgagtataaatcgcacaaggccaaaatgcatagttaggtcgaaaaaacatacataagccgcactggagtataagtcgcattttttgcgggtaatttattttataaactacttgaccaaaacagacattacgtcctcttggaagatcaagttctaacaataaaataatagagaacaggctgaatgctaacacaatggttattcggctacacaaaaaataaacatgagcaGTAAatatgtccagtgtttatgtaacataaacagttttttcatgtataaatcactctggagtataagtcgcaggaacagccaacctgaACCAAACTGCgtcttatagtccggaaaatacggtacctgCACTCTGAATGTGTCCTTctttatgttgtgtgtgtgtgtcagttcaCAGAGGCGGGCATGTTTGAGACGGTGTGGCAGGTTAAGTACTACAACTACAACAAGCGGGACCACTGCCAGTGGGGGAACAGCTTCAACAGCATCGAGTACGAGTGCAAACCCAACGACACGCGCACGCTCATGTGGGTCAACAAAGAGACATTTATGTGAGGGGCGGGTCGGGGGTTAAAAACccacaaatgtgtgtgttccTACCTTCCCAACCAATTTGAACCGTTGACAGCGTTTACCTGAATCTATATTTAATGTTCAAGTTGACTGATGGTGTCTGTAAGGGTGAGTTCACACTAGTCGTGTTTGGTTGGGTTAAAAAGGTGTGCACCAAACAAGTGGATTGACATGGTTCTCGGTCTACTTGCAAAGGAAGTTTGGTGCGGTTTGGTTGTGAACGCTATGCGAACCAAAGACTCGGATCAGTGTTAAAATGGCAACACAAATACTCTCTCTCAGTGTTTGTGCTATTTGACAATACCgctctttaaaagtacattttagaagctttttgtgaaatctatggtaatggttttatttcatttgaacatgcatcagattacaattgaatgcatcacataatcagttcacagttccacatgtccaaaaggagtaggaagaagcaaagcttattaaatcctacccctccatctggtacttttacaatcagtaactgttacatttgttcacttcctgctttccataatacagtttaagttttttttttttgtcccgtaccgaagtacaaggtgatatgaccatacaatgacattatgtgtaccatagtaactgtccatatagtgacatacgtatatagcacatTATGAGACTCTAAGCtagtaatcattcattcattcattcattttctaccgctttttcctcacgagggtcgcggggggtgctggagcctatcccagctgtcttcgggcgagaggcggggtacaccccggactggtcgccagccaatcacagggcacatatagacaaacaaccattcacactcacattcatacctatggacaatttggagtcgccaattaacctagcatgtttttggaatgtgggaggaaaccggagtacccggagaaaacccacgcatgcacggggagaacatgcaaactccacacagagatggccgagggcggggaccgaaccctggtctcctagctgtgaggtctgcgcactaaccaccagaccgccgtgccacccgctAGTAATCATAACGGAGTATAAAAATAACCCACCTATTCACCCCAGTGAACTGCATTTtggtacacaaaaataccatAAGTGAAAGAAAGTTACTGTTttgcaagtgtaaaagtaaacacgtgcaagtccaagtcaagtccaaagtcataggCATGCAATTATGTCCTTACAAGTCATAAGCACTGCTAAGTCTTTACCAAATACAATGCCTTGACTTCGTAATTTACGAATGCAAATGATGTTATTCTCGGTAGCATGTAGACCCATCCTGGAGCTCACAGAAATGTAGACCACACACTcgttgtttgttcttaaacctcATTGGACATTgatagatgcattcaatgaggcagaTTATGTGGGGAAATTTGCTGTTTGGCTTGAAATGACTTAATACCGGTTTTGttagttgaatactttgaatggggacACACTTACTCAACACACTGActgtattttcaagtcatcagactaaagtcgAAAGACTAAAACTAAAAAGTCTTTGATTATTCAATtcgagtccaaagtcattaAGTGTTTTGTCCCATACAAGAGTACCAATTCACAAGTGTGAACACAACCGAAGTGACTGGAGTGTGTAACTGTTTTAGGCTTTAGCTGGCatatgtgttattgttattataaatgGTGCTCGTGAACCCAGGTTATATTTTCCATAa
The window above is part of the Doryrhamphus excisus isolate RoL2022-K1 chromosome 20, RoL_Dexc_1.0, whole genome shotgun sequence genome. Proteins encoded here:
- the cnrip1b gene encoding CB1 cannabinoid receptor-interacting protein 1b, with protein sequence MDEKERDQWLWNGIRPVHRIRERSSPGCARTTPSLRADRRPPETVRSRSAHPQSRVWIRTAVFIGVDMADVPQLVKIGISLKMLPSNTAVYFKSDGARFGQSRTIKLLTGSKYKIEVVVKPGAVEATSMTIGGVTFILEQQSKDPQSVVYTGLYNTEGVTHTKSGERQPVQIDIQFTEAGMFETVWQVKYYNYNKRDHCQWGNSFNSIEYECKPNDTRTLMWVNKETFM